The Nitratidesulfovibrio sp. SRB-5 genomic sequence ACGGTGCGGACCTTGGCCTGAAGATGCCCTCCGATGCGCTGCACCTTGCGTTGGTGCAGGCGGAAGTGTCGCACGCGAAAATCCTGTCCATCGACACCTCCGAAGCGATGAAGATGCCCGGCGTGCACAGCGTGCTCACCCACAAGGACGTCAAGGGCAAGAACCGCATCACCGGCCTGATCACCTTCCCCTCCAACAAGGGCGACGGCTGGGACCGGCCCATCCTGTGCGACGAGAAGGTGTTCCAGTACGGTGACGCCCTGGCTATCGTGTGCGCCGACAGCGAAAAGCACGCCCGCGCCGCCGCCGAAAAGGTGAAGGTGCAGCTGGAAGAACTGCCCGCCTACATGAGCGCCCCGGCGGCCATGGCTGAAGACGCCATGGAAATCCATCCCGGCACGCCCAACGTGTACTTCATCCAGAACATCGCCAAGGGCGCGGACACCAAGCCCGTCTTCGACGGGGCCGACGTGGTGGTGGAAGGCGACTACTACGTGGGCCGCCAGCCGCACCTGCCCATCGAGCCGGACGTGGGCTTTGCCTACACCGACGGCGAAGGGCGCCTGGTCATCCACTCCAAGTCCATCGGCCTGCACCTGCACCTGTACATGATCGCCCCCGGCCTTGGCATCGAGCCTGAAAAGATCGTCATGGTGCAGAACCCGGCGGGCGGCACCTTCGGCTACAAGTTCAGCCCCACCATGGAAGCCCTGGTGGGCGTGGCGGCCATGGCCACCGGGCGTCCGGTGCACCTGCGCTACAACTACCGCCAGCAGCAGAACTACACCGGCAAGCGTTCGCCGTTCTTCTTCAACGTGCGCTACGCCGCCGACAAGACCGGCAAGATCAAGGCCATGGAAACCGACTGGACCGTGGACCACGGCCCTTACTCCGAGTTCGGCGACCTTTTGACCCTGCGCGGCGCGCAGTTCGCCGGGGCGGGCTACGGCATCGAGAGCATCCGGGGCCAGGGCCGCACGGTGTGCACCAACCACGCCTGGGGTTCGGCCTTCCGCGGCTACGGCGCGCCGGAAAGCGAGTTCCCGTCCGAAGTGCTGATGGACGAACTGGCCGAAAAGCTGGGCATGGACCCGCTGGAACTGCGCTACATCAACGTGTACCGCAAGGGCGACACCAACCCCACCGGGCAGGATCCGGAAGTGTACAGCCTGCCGGAAATGATCGACATCCTGCGGCCCAAGTACAAGGCGGCGCTGGATGCGGCCAAGGCAGGTTCCACGGCGGCGGTCAAGAAGGGCGTGGGCGTTGCCGTGGGCGTGTACGGCTGCGGCCTTGACGGGCCGGACACCTCGGAATGCGATGCCGAACTGAACCCCGACGGCACCGTGACCATCTACAACTGCTGGGAAGACCACGGCCAGGGCGCGGACATGGGCACCCTGGGCACCGCCCACGAGGCGCTGCGTCCGCTGGGCATCGCCCCGCAGAACATCCGCCTGGTGCTCAACGACACCAGCAAGGCTCCCAACAGCGGCCCGGCGGGCGGCAGCCGGTCGCAGTACGTCACCGGCAACGCCGTGCGCGTGGCCTGCGAAAACCTGGTGGAAGCCATGCGCAAGCCCGGCGGCTTCCGCACCTACCAGGAAATGGTGGATGAAAAGATCGCCACCAAGCATCGCGGCGCCTGGACGGCGGCGGGCACCCACTGCGACGAAAACGCGCAGGGCAAGCCCTTCACCGCGTACATGTACGGCGTGTTCATGGCCGAAGTGACCGTGGAGGTCGCCACCGGCAAGACCACCGTGGACAAGCTGACCATGGTGGCCGACATCGGCAAGATCAACAACAAGCTGCTGGTTGACGGCCAGCTGTACGGCGGGTTGGCCCAGGGCATCGGCCTGGCCCTGTCCGAAGACTACGAAGACCTCAAGAAGCACGCCACCATGGCGGGCGCGGGCGTTCCGTACATCAAGGACATTCCCGACAACATCGAACTGATCTACGTGGAAACCCCGCGCGGCGACGGCCCGTTCGGCGCGTCGGGCGTGGGCGAACTGCCGCTCACCGTGCCGCATGCGGCCATCATCAACGGCATCCACAAGGCGTGCGGCGTGCGCATCCGTCACCTGCCCGCCCTGCCGGAAAAGGTGCTGGCGGGCCTGAAGGGCGCGTAAGACGCAAGGAAAACGGCCCCGGGGTGGACGCGCTCCGCCCCGGGGCATCATTTTCGGGGCCGTGCGGATGCCGCACGGTCCGCACGTGAGGCCAGCAGAGGGAGCACGGCATGGACCAGACCTCGCTGCGCGACTGGGAGTCGCGCTGCATACAGGAAGAACCGCCCCGCTGTCAGGCGGCGTGTCCGCTGCACGTGGACGCGCGCGCCTTTCTGGAACATGCGGCGCAAGGCCGCTGGCGCGAGGCGCGCGGCGTGCTGGAACGCACCATGCCCCTGCCCGGCGTGCTGGCCCGGCTGTGCGAGGCCCCGTGTGAGGCGGCCTGCCTGCGCCGGGAGGCGGGCGGCACCATTGCCGTGGGCGCGCTGGAGCGGGCCTGCGCCGCACTGTCCGTCCCGGCGGCGGACCCGCGCCCCCTGCCGGGGCGGGGACTGCGCGCCGCCGTGCTGGGCGGCGGTCTGGCCGCGCTGACCGTGGCCTGGGATCTGGCGAAGAAGGGCCACGCGGTGACCCTGGCCGGGTGGCTGGAAGACGGGGAAAAGCGTGGGGACGGGAGTGACGCCCCCGCCGGTGAGGCCGGTGAGGCCGGTGAGGCTGACGGGGCCGCACGGATGGCCGCCGCTGGCCGCCTTGCCGCCATCCCCCCGGACGTGTTGCCGCCGGATGCCCTGCGCAAGGAACTGGACAGGCTGGCCGGACTCAAGGTGCGCTTTGCCGCGCCCGTGGCCCCCACGGCGGCGGTGCTGGAAGAGATGCGCGCCGCGCACGGGGCGGTGTTCGTGGCGTGGAGCCCGGCGGCTGCACGCGCGTTGGGCCTGCCCGACCGCAGCCGGTGTGACGCGCTGACCCTGGCCCACCCTGATCTGCCCGGCGTGTTCTGCGGCGGCTGGCCCGCAGACGGCGTGGCAGGTGCGGCGCGCTGCATCGACGAGGCCGCAGATGGCCGCCATGCCGCCACGTCCATGGATCGCCACCTGACGGGTGTGTCGCTGTCGGCGGGCCGTGAACGGCAGGGACCGTTCGAAACGCGCTTGTTCACCAGCCTGGAAGGCGTGCAGGCGATGACGCCCGTGGCGCTGCCCGCGTTGCCGCCCGCAGGGCAGGGGGCAGGCGGCCTCGCGCCCGAAGCCGCCAAGGGGCCCGATACCCCCGACTTCCCGTATCGGGAAGAGGCGTCCCGTTGCCTGCAATGCCAGTGTCTGGAATGCGTCAAGGTGTGCCCGTATCTGGAAAAGTACGGTGAATACCCCAAAAAGCACGCCCGGCGCATCTACAACAACCTGGCCATCGTCAAGGGCGTGCATCAGGCCAACCGGTTCATCAATTCGTGCAGTCTGTGCGGGCTGTGCGGCACGGTGTGCCCCACGGGGTTCGACATGGCCCCGCTGTGCCACGAGGCGCGGCGCACACTGGTGCATGACGGCAAGATGCCGCCCTCCACCCACGAATTCGCGCTGGACGACATGGCCTTCAGCAACGGGCCGCATGCCGCGTTGCTGCGCGCCCCGGCAGGGGCACAGGCCTGCGCGTGGCTGTTCCTGCCCGGTTGCCAGCTTGCGGCGTCCGCGCCGGACAGGGTGGCGCAGGCGTGGGGTATTCTGGCCGACCGGCTGTCCGGTGGCACGGGTATTGCCCTGCGCTGCTGCGGGGCACCCGCGCTGTGGGCCGGGCGCGACGACCTGGCCGCTGCCGCCGCCGAGGAACTGCGTGACGGGTGGAACGCCATGGGACGCCCCACGCTGGTGGTGGGGTGCCCGTCCTGCGCCACCACGTTGCGCACGCTGCTGCCGGACCTGCCCCAGACCATGCTGTGGTCCGTGCTGGCGGAGTACGGCGTTGCCGGGCAGACGACGCCCGCACCGGAGGCGCTTACCCTGCACGACCCCTGCGCCGCGCGCGGGGACGAACGCCTGCGGACCACGGTGCGCGGACTGCTGGCCGCGCGCGGGGTGTCGGTGCACGAGCCGGACCTGACCGGACCACACACCGAATGCTGCGGCTACGGCGGCCTGATGGCCGAGGCCGACCCCGCCCTTGCCCGCACCGTCATCCAGCGCAGGGCCGATGCGTCGGACCTGCCCTTCGTCACCTACTGCGCCATGTGTCGCGACCGGCTGGCCGAAGCGGGCAGCCCCGCCAGCCACCTGCTGGACCTGCTGCTGCCCCCGTTGCCAGGCGGCAATCCGGACCCGGCGGCACCCGGCCCGCACATCACCGCCCGCCAGGAGAACCGCGCCCGGCTGCGCGACCGCCTGCTGCGCGAGGTTTACGGCGAAACCCCGCCCGATGCCGCGCCCGATGCCGTGCGGGAAGCGGCCCTGCGCATCGGGCCGGACATGCGCGTGGTCATGGAGCGGCGACGCATCCTTGACGACGACCTGCGCGGCGTGATCGCCGAGGCCGAACGTGCCGGGCGCTATTTCATCGACACCGATACCGGCATGCGTCTGGCCTGTTTGCGCCGGGTGCGCGTCACCCATTGGGTCGGGTACGAGCCCGAGCCCGGTGGCGCTGGGAATGGGGCAGGGGGCGATGCCGTGCCCGTCCACGCCATCCGGCAGGCCTATGCCCACCGCATGGTGTTGCCGCAGGGACCGCCCGCCGGAGGCTGGAAAGAGTCGCCCCATGAACCGGCCTATCTGCCCGCGTCGGGCAACTGGACCTGCGCCTGCGGCGGCGCGCCGCGCCCGCTGTCGGTGGAGCTGACCTACCTTGGCAGCACCTTCAACGTGCGGTTGCTGACCTGCCCGGACTGTGGGCAGGTGCTGGTGGACGAGGCCCTGGCGCTGGGCAAGATGCTGGAAGTGGAACAGTTGCTGGAGGACAAGTGACCGTGCCGTCCGGCCTTGATGCTGCGGCCTTCGTGCCGGGTGGAGCCGCCGCGCCTGCGGGGGATGCTGCCCTTGCCGGAGATAATGCCCCAGTCGCCGGGCCGCGCGGCCCGTGTGCCCCCCCGGCGCTGCGCGGTCCGTGGGAACCCTCGGCGCTGCGCGGTCCGTGGGAGCATCCGGCGCTGCGCGCGGTGGCCGGTGCCACGCTGCGCCCCGGCGGGGTGGCCCTGACCTGGCGCGGGTTGGAACTGGCGAGGCAATTGACGCTGTGGCCCCACAACGCGCGGGTGCTGGACCTGGGCTGCGGCCCCGGTGAAACCGTGGCCCTGCTGCGCGAAGGGGGCATGGCGGCGGTGGGGCTGGATATTTCCGCCAGCCTGCTGGCCGAGGCACTGGCACGGAATGGGCGAATGCCCCTTATTCGGGCCGATGCCGGGTGCGATGCCGGATGCGGTGCCGGATGCGGTGCGGGGGCCTCTGGGGGTGCTGCCCCCGGCCTGCCGCTGCGCACCGCCAGTCTTGATGGCGTGTTCTGCGAGTGCGTGCTCTCCGTGCTGCCGCAGCGCCAGGGCGTGCTGGCGGAACTGGCGCGGGTGCTGCGCCCCGGCGGGGTGCTGGTCTGGACCGACCTGTATGTGCGTCCGGGCCGTGCGGCTGACGTGTGGCGTGGCCCAGGCGGTTGCCCAAGCGGTTGGCCAGACGGCTGCGCGGAAAGTTGCGCGGACGGCGGCGAATCCCGGTGCTCCGGTCCGCAGCCCGGCGTCCTTTCCTGCCGGGCCGGGGCCATGTCGCGCGCGGGCATGGAAGCCATGCTACGCCGTGCCGGGTTCACGGTGCTGGCGTTCGAGGATCACAGCCGCCTGCTGGCGGAAATGGCGGGCAGGTTGCTGTTTGCCGGGGCCGACCCGGCGGAACTGTTCGGGTGCGGCGGCGCTGGCGGCGGGCGGCCCGGCTACGCGCTGCTGCTGGCCCGGCGCGACGATGCTGCATCACGGGAGTATGCGCCATGAGCGACGAAGCGTTCGGACGGGTACTGGCCCTTGGGGCCGCCGGGTACTGTTGCACCCAGATCATGGTCCGGCTGCTGCTGGACGTGCAGGGGCGCGATGCGTCCGGTGACGGGTTGGGCGACGGGCGAGACGCGGTGCGCGCCGCTGGCGGGCTGTGCCGGGGCTTCGGCCTGTCGGAAGGCACCTGCGGCATCCTGCTGGGCGGCTGCATGGCCATGGGCCTGTGCGCGGCCAAAGGCCACGTCGCAGAGGAACCCCACGAGGCGCTGGAGGCCATGACCACGGAATTTGCCGAATGGTTCCGCGAGCGCACCGCCCCCAGCGGAGGCATCTCCTGCGGGGCCATTCTGGGGGACAGTGGCGGAGGGCGGCCGGACTTCGGCAAGTGCCACGGCCTGCTGCTGGAGGCGCACGGCAAGATGTTCGAGGTGCTGGCGGCCTACGGCGTGGACCCCACGCAGCCGCGCGAGGGCTAGGCGGCATGGCCGGGCGCGGAAATTTTTCCGTGGATTGCGGCTGTTCCGTGGCCGGGCAGGCCGGGGGCGAGGCGGCGGCAACGGCGCATCGGCGGGTGCTGGCCCGCACCGCCAGCGTGTGC encodes the following:
- a CDS encoding molybdopterin-dependent aldehyde oxidoreductase, whose protein sequence is MINKHFIVNGIPRNLVVDPEATLADVLRGQLLLTGVKVGCGEGQCGACSVILDGKVVRSCAYKMRRLPDGASVTTIEGVGSPDCLHPLQLAWTAHGGAQCGFCTPGFIVSARQLLEENKNPSRDDVRDWFQKHRNVCRCTGYKPLVDAVMDAAKVLRGEMSADDLCFKIPADGRIWGSKYPRPSAIAKVTGTCDYGADLGLKMPSDALHLALVQAEVSHAKILSIDTSEAMKMPGVHSVLTHKDVKGKNRITGLITFPSNKGDGWDRPILCDEKVFQYGDALAIVCADSEKHARAAAEKVKVQLEELPAYMSAPAAMAEDAMEIHPGTPNVYFIQNIAKGADTKPVFDGADVVVEGDYYVGRQPHLPIEPDVGFAYTDGEGRLVIHSKSIGLHLHLYMIAPGLGIEPEKIVMVQNPAGGTFGYKFSPTMEALVGVAAMATGRPVHLRYNYRQQQNYTGKRSPFFFNVRYAADKTGKIKAMETDWTVDHGPYSEFGDLLTLRGAQFAGAGYGIESIRGQGRTVCTNHAWGSAFRGYGAPESEFPSEVLMDELAEKLGMDPLELRYINVYRKGDTNPTGQDPEVYSLPEMIDILRPKYKAALDAAKAGSTAAVKKGVGVAVGVYGCGLDGPDTSECDAELNPDGTVTIYNCWEDHGQGADMGTLGTAHEALRPLGIAPQNIRLVLNDTSKAPNSGPAGGSRSQYVTGNAVRVACENLVEAMRKPGGFRTYQEMVDEKIATKHRGAWTAAGTHCDENAQGKPFTAYMYGVFMAEVTVEVATGKTTVDKLTMVADIGKINNKLLVDGQLYGGLAQGIGLALSEDYEDLKKHATMAGAGVPYIKDIPDNIELIYVETPRGDGPFGASGVGELPLTVPHAAIINGIHKACGVRIRHLPALPEKVLAGLKGA
- a CDS encoding DVU_1555 family C-GCAxxG-C-C protein, translated to MSDEAFGRVLALGAAGYCCTQIMVRLLLDVQGRDASGDGLGDGRDAVRAAGGLCRGFGLSEGTCGILLGGCMAMGLCAAKGHVAEEPHEALEAMTTEFAEWFRERTAPSGGISCGAILGDSGGGRPDFGKCHGLLLEAHGKMFEVLAAYGVDPTQPREG
- the trsM gene encoding DVU_1556 family methyltransferase — encoded protein: MTVPSGLDAAAFVPGGAAAPAGDAALAGDNAPVAGPRGPCAPPALRGPWEPSALRGPWEHPALRAVAGATLRPGGVALTWRGLELARQLTLWPHNARVLDLGCGPGETVALLREGGMAAVGLDISASLLAEALARNGRMPLIRADAGCDAGCGAGCGAGASGGAAPGLPLRTASLDGVFCECVLSVLPQRQGVLAELARVLRPGGVLVWTDLYVRPGRAADVWRGPGGCPSGWPDGCAESCADGGESRCSGPQPGVLSCRAGAMSRAGMEAMLRRAGFTVLAFEDHSRLLAEMAGRLLFAGADPAELFGCGGAGGGRPGYALLLARRDDAASREYAP
- a CDS encoding pyridine nucleotide-disulfide oxidoreductase/dicluster-binding protein, with product MDQTSLRDWESRCIQEEPPRCQAACPLHVDARAFLEHAAQGRWREARGVLERTMPLPGVLARLCEAPCEAACLRREAGGTIAVGALERACAALSVPAADPRPLPGRGLRAAVLGGGLAALTVAWDLAKKGHAVTLAGWLEDGEKRGDGSDAPAGEAGEAGEADGAARMAAAGRLAAIPPDVLPPDALRKELDRLAGLKVRFAAPVAPTAAVLEEMRAAHGAVFVAWSPAAARALGLPDRSRCDALTLAHPDLPGVFCGGWPADGVAGAARCIDEAADGRHAATSMDRHLTGVSLSAGRERQGPFETRLFTSLEGVQAMTPVALPALPPAGQGAGGLAPEAAKGPDTPDFPYREEASRCLQCQCLECVKVCPYLEKYGEYPKKHARRIYNNLAIVKGVHQANRFINSCSLCGLCGTVCPTGFDMAPLCHEARRTLVHDGKMPPSTHEFALDDMAFSNGPHAALLRAPAGAQACAWLFLPGCQLAASAPDRVAQAWGILADRLSGGTGIALRCCGAPALWAGRDDLAAAAAEELRDGWNAMGRPTLVVGCPSCATTLRTLLPDLPQTMLWSVLAEYGVAGQTTPAPEALTLHDPCAARGDERLRTTVRGLLAARGVSVHEPDLTGPHTECCGYGGLMAEADPALARTVIQRRADASDLPFVTYCAMCRDRLAEAGSPASHLLDLLLPPLPGGNPDPAAPGPHITARQENRARLRDRLLREVYGETPPDAAPDAVREAALRIGPDMRVVMERRRILDDDLRGVIAEAERAGRYFIDTDTGMRLACLRRVRVTHWVGYEPEPGGAGNGAGGDAVPVHAIRQAYAHRMVLPQGPPAGGWKESPHEPAYLPASGNWTCACGGAPRPLSVELTYLGSTFNVRLLTCPDCGQVLVDEALALGKMLEVEQLLEDK